GTCGAGCCGATATTAACTGACGAGCAGACCTTGTCGGTTTCAGCCAAAGCGCGAGGAATAGAATTGATGAGAATCTCATCGCCCTTTTGGTACCCCTTTTGTACCAAGGCAGAGAAGCCGCCAATGAAATCCACACCGATTTCTTTCGCAGCCCTATCAAGCGCTTTTGCCAGAACCACGTAGTCCGTCGCATCTGTCGCTGCCCCTATCAGAGAGATAGGAGTCACCGATACACGCTTATTAACGATAGGAATTCCCAACTCAGCCGCAATTTCATCACCAACAGCCACTAAATTAGCCGCCTTGGTCGTAATCTTTTGATAAATTTTCTCCGCAGCACGATTGATATCTGGATCGATACAGTCTAATAGAGAAATCCCCATGGTAATAGTTCTGATATCGAAGTTTTGCTCCTCAATCATGGCAATTGTTTCCGTAACTTGTCTAATATCCATGTGCACCTCCTAGATATTATACATAGCTTCGAAAATCGCTGCACTCTGAATATTGATTTTCACATTCAAAGTTTGTCCAAAAGTTTCAAACTCATTACGAAGATAAGTAAAATCTTGCTTTTCATCGCTAGAGACGACAGCCATCATCGTGAAATATTCATCCAAGACAGTTTGAGAGATATCGTCAATATTCAATCCTAATTCTGCAATTTTGCCAGAAACACCTGCAACAATTCCAGATTTATCTTTACCAACAACAGTTATAATCGCTTTCATAAGCAAACTCCAATTCTTCTTTTAATAGGCAACCTGAACATTAAACAGAATTCTTTTCAAATAGTATAGCATAATTCTAACCAAAATACTCAAAAACGCCTGCTTACGAAGTTGTTCTTAAGAAAAAAACAATTTCGTAAACAAGCGTCTACT
This window of the Streptococcus sp. 116-D4 genome carries:
- a CDS encoding ACT domain-containing protein, which gives rise to MKAIITVVGKDKSGIVAGVSGKIAELGLNIDDISQTVLDEYFTMMAVVSSDEKQDFTYLRNEFETFGQTLNVKINIQSAAIFEAMYNI